Within the Anguilla rostrata isolate EN2019 chromosome 6, ASM1855537v3, whole genome shotgun sequence genome, the region ttacaaaaaacatttaaccatTAAGGtctttttaatgcaatttaagCCTCTCATTTCAGctttaaatttataaaaagaCAGTCCAATTCTTTTGCGTTTTAGACAGAAATCATGAACGGCCTATAAATATACCATTACACCAGGACTGTAGAGCTGGGAAGTGCATGCTGGCACAGACTTGTCCGTGTAATTGCTGGTGtacatacaatacaaaacaatagcAAAGACAAAGAAACTAGGCAAGCAAATCCAATTCAACGTGTCTGCGTGATCTAAACTAAAATTTACTTCAACAAATATATCCCAGGAGGAGTGAGTATATCCTTAAAGTGTCTTCATTGAGACTGTGCGATATGTAAATGGGAAGTTTcccccaaaacaacaaaaattgttgGCTTGTAAACGAGGATAAGGTATTCCAGGTGTGCTGGACAAGGGACAGTTGGATGAAGCCATGCAGACAGAAGATGGACACAAGGCCACTAACCTGTACTTTGGTCACAGTTGTATCTGcagacattcattttgaaatgaaatatatatgcacttttttttttttaaccccttcCTGCATTCTGGGGGAATCTCCCAAAATTGTCTGCATTCCTCCCCCCAAGTGCATGTGTTGTACAGCTATTATTGCACAATCTATGAGTTCAATCCGAGCAGTTTGTTCAGAAGGAGTGGTTCCACCGACGGCGGCCCACACAGCATGGTTGTGTTCTTGTACGTTTTTCAGCGGTCCATGACCTTCTATAGTTGACAGTGGAGTCAGGAGTTTTGACCAATAGGCTGAATGCGCCAGCAGAaatgtgcatgctgggaaaaaatgGATACCTTTACCTCGCAGTTaagagtggggggaggggcgccaAGTTAATGACCATcgacaattttttgtttttgcaaaaaagCGAGTAAAAACGTCTTCTCGGGAAATGTACGAGGCCTTTCAAACAACCGATTTAAAATGTCTCACCAAAGTGACCTTGCCCTATACAAGTTATATGTGCTTAAAGcttgttattgattttttttttgaaaacaactACATTCAAGGCCAACTCAAGGGGTACTTCAGAAATGTTTCGTTCTCAACCTGGCAACCAAACCAAGGTTTCAGCCACTGCTTTAACCTGTGGTCAACAAGAAAATTGAGACCAAAAGAACAGATATCCCAaatctggggggaaaaaaatggttggTCCACACAATTCATAAAAATCGCAAAACAGCAACAACTGAATTTGGACATGGAATTCATAAGCCCAAGAAAGTCCTCATTCAAAATGGCATCCTAACAACTTTTAAGGCCTGCTTTGTGAACAGGGAGCATCACAATTAATAAAGGCAAAGCGACAATGATAAAACTGGGATCTTAGTCACAGTGCTGTCGGGACTGCCGCAAACCTCTGGTCCATTTGGTTCTCCACAGTCCAGatcgaggaaaaaaaaaaaaaaaaccctttcagcTGAGTGAAAGCAGGAGAAAAGCACACTGTAGTGTTGCCACTCAGACACTTCACAGGAGGATGGTCTTCGAAGGCCACGCGGGTAACAACCAGCCATCGCTTCTGCTCAAGTGCCTTTTTCCACACAGGTgataacatgcaaaaaaaaaaaaataataataataaaataaaataataaaaataaaaaaaggagacaggaaaaaaaaaaaagtgcccacCAAAACAATGGTATTTTACACGTgacattgaaaagaaaaaaaaaaaagtcaaaggtcaaggtcttTGAGAATACAGcctggtgggggttgggggaaatGGTAAGACCGGGGCAATGCGCGAGGGCCCTCTAGGCCGTACCGCTGGCTGAGTAGGAGAACTGGGGGAAATGAGGCCTCCTGTCGCTGTCGAATGACTCCATGTTCTCAtctaggaggagagagggagagagtgtgagagagacgcAGCAACGGCTAAGAGAAAACGTTATACCGCAGAgagcaaaaaaagaggaagagaaggagagtacgaaaaagagtgagtgagaaagagttGTCAGTAGAGTACAGAAgctatttatttacaaatcatTTAAGTCCAGCACCTTGATTCTTCATATGCTccttgtgttttaaaaagaacacaagtTTCACAGGGGCTTCAAAACTGTTGCTAATTATAATAAACTGCATGCACGACACAGTGGCTGGAATTAAAACACTACCGTGCTACTGAATTCCTGACCAAAGTAACGTTACACAACACCTCCACAAGGACGTGCAATTCTTCAAAGGAGTCCTATACACCACAAAGCGCCTTGGCCAGTCCTTTGTGCAAGTCGCCATCAGGCTCCACAACCAAGGGTAACCCCCATAATGACTTTGACTACTTACTACTGACTCCTGCATGGACTCTGGTGCACTTGCACACGGACATTcgttgtacatttatttatatttattaggCCATTCACTgtacaattatttatatttattgggCCAGCagctcagtatttttattttattttatctttattttttatttacttgtatTCTTACTTATTTATCTTGGTTTGGTTGACTCTTACTCTTCCCTGTACCTCTCCTGTGTTTCATCTCACTGCTGTTTCTGCTAAGACACCTGAATTTCCCtccggggatcaataaaggtttatctatctatctatctatctgagAAAGCTGCAACTTTTCATACCAAGTCAATCGACAAATATGAACACGGAGCAAATTTACCCCCCATGATCATgcacaatgagagagagagagagagagagaaagagagcaagtaGAGACTTATGGGGAGGGAAAATACCTTGTCCTGGGGGGGTGATAGTGATGGTCTGTCCTGTGAACTCTTCATCAAAATACCGAGTATCTGTCTCCGAGGTGACCTGCGGCTTGAAAGGTGGATCAagctgaaagagaaagaatgcaCAGAATCCCCATCTGGTCAATCATTGAACTTCCACAATGGAACTAGTATATCCCAGAacagctgataaaaaaaaacagggagaaCATCCAAAGGCTTATGGCTCAATGTGCCAGCTCAGGGCATAATTACTTCCTCTGAGCCATTGTTCAGGTGGGAAATTCCATTTCTTGGTGTCAACCAACTATTCAATTTTCAGGACTGTTCTCCAGGATCAACAGTAGATACCACTGCTCCAGGACATCGTAAGTAAGCTGGCCTTGGGTTCTACATAGCAGAATTTGCCAAACTGTCTCAAATCTGTATATgctatacatatacatgcataaaaatgacatcacGATTTTTACATGCTTCCATTGTGCTTTTAATATTGTTGCATTGTTGCCTGTATGGGCACAGAAGAAAAGAAGCATTCTGCACTACACATTCATGTCCTCAAGAGGGCGCTCCACCGCGTTGTTGCCAGTATGGCTACTGGAGAAAAGAAGCATACTACACTACACATTCATGTCCTCAAGAGGGCGCTCCACTGCATTGTTGCTTGCATGGGTACTGGAGAAAAGAAGCATACTGCACTACACATTCGTGTCCTCAAGAGGGCGCTGGTGTGCTAGCCAGATTTGACTGGCAGTGCTTGCTGCACAGCATTACCTTCCTCTCGTAGACATCCTGCCATTCGATGCCGGTGAAGAACTTGTGCTGCATGATTTCCTTGGCGTCATCTGGACCCCCACCTAACCTGTAGGAGGGAGGCACAcgctacattttaatttcataattaaaaatgactacattttaataaagaatgggtcacacaaaatgcatttgcttACTGAGTGGGCCCTGGGTTCAAAGTTCGGGAAGGCCTGTCTTACATAAAAACATCACTGAACTACCATGTCACATGACTGCTCCTTTCATACAATGCCTGTCTTTGTAGCGCAAGATACATATTTATCTGTTAGTAAATAAGAAAGGATTCCACCTGATCCTATACATCCACCAATCGGTTAGAACACCCACCAATCGGGGGCAGGGCCACTCACCGCTGCTTGGGGTCCTTCTTGAGCAGGCCGGAAAGCAGGGACTTGCCCTCGGGCCCCAGAGTTCGAGGAAAACGGATGTCTTCCATGAGGATGAGCTCGAACAGTTTCTCGTGGTCCTGGTTGTAGAAGGGAAGGCGGCCGCACATCATCTCGTACATGACCACGCCCAGCCCCCACCAGTCCACCGCCCTCCCGTAGTCATTGTCCTCCAGCACCTGGGAGATAGGGAGGGGGAAGACTGATGCTAGATAGGGTAGTATCTcaagggaggtgggggggattgAGGGGGTGGTCATCCAtctttttaaatctcaaaacCTGCCCCCAAAAATGACCCGCGTCTGACCCCCAATCTCTAAACTGTTATGCTTGACAGCATTACCCAACACAAACTATATGAAATTCAGTGGCTAACACACTTATACACAGCAGCATGTCTGAAACAGGAAGCTACTCATATAGAGAAATGGACGGTAACAAGTTAGCACTGACTCTTCAAAACACTTGGGCATCTGACGCACAGTGTTACAGATTTTGTATTACTATAGTCGCAGTCCGCATTGTCGTATACCTCTGGCGCCAAATACTCGGGTGTCCCACAGAAGGTCTTCATGGTGGCGCCGTCCTTGATCCCTTCCTTACAGAGGCCAAAGTCTGTGATCTTGATGTGCCCGTCCTTGTCCAGCATTAGGTTTTCCAACTGCCATTTGGGAGAGGGGTGTATACGTCATGTCATTTGAGCTGTCATTCAGAGACCCACCTCGCCCTCTCGCCTGtgatgtgcacctgtgtgcctATCCATAGCTTGCACCTATAAGTGAGGTCTGACTGGGGACTTGCTTGCTCACCTTTAGGTCCCTGTAGACCACATTCTTCTCTGAATGGAGGTAATCCAGCGCTGAAACGATTTCTGCCCCGTAGAACCGTGCCCGCTCCTCCGAAAAGATGCGATCCCGGGATAGGTGGAAGAACAGctggaaggggaggagccagggggGTTTAAGTTCACCTAGGGTTATTCTCTGAGAAACTGTGGCATCATAAAACAGTGAGGTGTGGCATTGggtgagccaaaatggctgacctGTGAGCACCTGTACCCCAGAAATTTCCCAGACTCACCTCTCCTCCATTTGCATACTCCATGACGAAGCACAAACGGTCATGCGTCTGGAAGGAATATTTCAAACCCTAGCAGTGGAGAAAAGCCTTTAATACACTGTTCACCAAGGTGAAAAACTAGATAGCATGGACTCATATCCTCCTTAACAACATGCAACTTTAGCCTACAACTGTGTGGATCCACATTTCTATGGACcttgtaaatgtatattttactgttgtctGGTTCAATGTCCCAATTCTTCAGTTACAGATAAAATCAGACAGTACTGCTGTCTATAATGGACTATGCCGGCAATTCTGCCAGAGTTTGTAATACAATCTCACAAGCAGATCTAAACCATTCTTCAGAAGCTCAGCATCTGAAGCCAATCAAACATGTATTAttcttaaaggtgcagtatgtacgTTTGTTTTAGAACACTTTCGttcatattttgttaaatgtcCTTCACATCCTGACAGatatcacaaaattaaaaacccaaaataaaaaatcaagtctctcctgacagccccaggctctgaaatcagccactccaaaTTACACTGGaccttaacaaccaatcaggacagctctctgcaagGAGGCTTCTCTACCTGCCTGTCAATCTTTTTGTGCTTTCACAGCACTGTCAGGAGGCAGGGCAGGGCTACATagataagagcagagcagagatacTGCAGAGATAATgttatagctagctagtaaaaaacaaaacaatagcaGAGAAAAATCTACCAAATCTGGCAAAATTGCCAGTTCTGCCTTAGCCTACAGTGGGGCATACTGatcaaaaaaaagcaagaacagAAAGAAGGAATTGAACCAAGCAAGACCAAGACAAGAGTGAACATCGGTTTGGCTTTGTCGACAAAAGATG harbors:
- the LOC135257110 gene encoding RAC-alpha serine/threonine-protein kinase-like, producing MSEVGIVKEGWLHKRGEYIKTWRPRYFLLKSDGTFIGYKERPQDVDQLETPLNNFSVAQCQLMKTERPKPNTFIIRCLQWTTVIERTFHVETPEEREEWTKAIQAVADSLQKQEEEMMDSSPDPMDMEMYLTKPRLKVTMHDFEYLKLLGKGTFGKVILVKEKATGRYYAMKILKKEVIVAKDEVAHTLTENRVLQNSKHPFLTGLKYSFQTHDRLCFVMEYANGGELFFHLSRDRIFSEERARFYGAEIVSALDYLHSEKNVVYRDLKLENLMLDKDGHIKITDFGLCKEGIKDGATMKTFCGTPEYLAPEVLEDNDYGRAVDWWGLGVVMYEMMCGRLPFYNQDHEKLFELILMEDIRFPRTLGPEGKSLLSGLLKKDPKQRLGGGPDDAKEIMQHKFFTGIEWQDVYERKLDPPFKPQVTSETDTRYFDEEFTGQTITITPPGQDENMESFDSDRRPHFPQFSYSASGTA